A part of Miscanthus floridulus cultivar M001 chromosome 6, ASM1932011v1, whole genome shotgun sequence genomic DNA contains:
- the LOC136461944 gene encoding uncharacterized protein yields MAASPACAPGLISGPTLPPQPVTFRCYWAQKPSYASSTSRRPRRRRFVPVAAASTRTSPAAARGLDADDFRHPLDKQNTLLLRAIPGLNDIGKALLGPVSEQVMVLQNIGTSVLVSPNQLPYLHQLLAEAATLLNTEAPDLYIRQNPVPNAYTLAINGKKPFIVVHTSLVELLTPKELQAVLAHELGHLKCDHGVWLTFANILTMGAYTVPGFGMVAGFLEEQLYRWLRAAELTCDRAALLVVQDPKVHPASLCHHLILILHCQEVVISVLMKLAGGCPSLADQLNVDAFLEQARSYDKAASNPVGWYIRNAQTRELSHPLPVMRAREIDEWSRSQEYKTIMQKMLQLGLNRCVVLDIEGTTSPISFVTDVLFPYARDNVRKHLDATYGTHETNDDIALLRAQVEQDLAEGVAGAVPVPPDEAGKDSVIDALVANVEAMIKADRKITSLKQLQGHIWRTGFEGQEIKGVVFDDVPPALEKWHASGIKTYIYSSGSREAQRLIFGNTTYGDLRKHLCGFFDTTIGTKREARSYYEIWLSVGVDRPSQILFLTDVYQEATAAQAAGLEVLISIRPGNAPLPENHGFETIKSFAEILT; encoded by the exons ATGGCGGCTTCGCCGGCTTGTGCTCCAGGCCTCATCTCCGGCCCCACGCTCCCTCCGCAGCCCGTTACCTTCCGCTGCTACTGGGCCCAAAAGCCCTCCTACGCGTCGTCCACCTCCAGGCGCCCGCGCCGCAGGCGGTTCGTTCCGGTTGCAGCTGCCTCCACCCGCACCTCCCCTGCGGCCGCTCGGGGCCTCGACGCGGACGACTTCCGCCACCCGCTCGACAAGCAG AATACTTTGCTGCTAAGAGCGATTCCTGGGCTCAACGACATAGGCAAAGCTTTGTTAG GACCTGTCTCGGAGCAAGTTATGGTCCTCCAGAACATTGGAACATCAGTTCTCGTCTCCCCAAACCAG CTTCCATATCTCCACCAACTGCTGGCTGAGGCTGCAACGCTCTTGAACACAGAAGCTCCTGACTTGTACATAAGGCAGAATCCTGTTCCAAATGCTTACACCTTAGCAATCAATGGCAAAAAACCATTCATCGTTGTTCACACAAGCCTTGTGGAGCTGCTTACTCCAAAGGAATTGCAG GCTGTTTTGGCTCATGAGCTGGGTCACCTCAAGTGCGATCATGGTGTGTGGCTCACTTTTGCCAATATACTCACAATGGGAGCATACACTGTCCCTG GTTTTGGCATGGTTGCTGGCTTCCTGGAAGAGCAGCTATACAGATGGCTACGAGCTGCAGAGCTGACTTGTGACAGGGCAGCTCTTCTTGTTGTGCAAGACCCAAAGGTAC ATCCTGCAAGTCTGTGTCATCACCTGATACTTATTCTTCATTGTCAAGAGGTTGTCATCTCTGTTCTGATGAAATTGGCCGGAGGATGCCCATCTCTTGCCGACCAGCTAAACGTGGATGCCTTCTTGGAGCAAGCTCGTTCCTACGACAAAGCTGCATCGAACCCAGTTGGGTGGTACATCCG GAACGCACAAACCAGAGAGCTTTCACACCCTTTGCCTGTGATGCGAGCCCGCGAGATTGATGAGTGGTCAAGAAGCCAGGAGTACAAGACCATAATGCAAAAAATGCTTCAGCTGGGGCTAAACAGA TG CGTGGTGCTGGACATCGAGGGCACGACGAGCCCCATCTCGTTCGTGACGGACGTGCTCTTCCCCTACGCCCGCGACAACGTCCGCAAGCACCTGGACGCCACCTACGGCACCCACGAGACCAACGACGACATCGCCCTGCTGCGCGCTCAG GTCGAGCAGGACCTAGCCGAGGGCGTCGCCGGCGCCGTCCCGGTTCCGCCGGACGAGGCTGGAAAGGACAGCGTCATCGACGCTCTGGTCGCCAACGTGGAGGCCATGATCAAGGCGGATAGGAAAATAACCTCACTGAAGCAATTGCAG GGCCACATCTGGAGGACTGGGTTCGAGGGCCAAGAAATCAAGGGAGTGGTGTTCGATGACGTGCCACCAGCTCTCGAGAAGTGGCACGCGAGCGGCATCAAG ACGTACATATATTCCAGTGGTAGCAGAGAAGCCCAGAGGCTTATTTTCGGGAACACTACCTACGGCGACCTTAGAAAGCACCTGTGTGGATTTTTTGACACGACAATTGG AACCAAGAGAGAAGCTCGCAGCTACTACGAAATCTGGCTGTCCGTTGGGGTAGATCGGCCGTCTCAGATATTGTTCTTGACAGATGTGTATCAAGAAGCCACAGCAGCACAGGCCGCAG GCCTTGAGGTACTAATATCTATCAGACCTGGAAATGCGCCACTCCCTGAAAACCATGGGTTTGAGACAATCAAGTCATTTGCTGAAATCTTGACATGA